A single Chlamydia suis DNA region contains:
- a CDS encoding Organic solvent tolerance protein OstA, which yields MKRLFLLCVGVILSPFPSEGLSHQQAIQKKVSYLSHFKGITGIMDVEDGVLHVHDGLRLQANKAYVENRTDCGIKIVAHGNVMVNYRGKILICDYLEYYEDTDSCLLTNGRCSLYPWFIGGSTMTISPSSIIIHKGYISTSEGPQKHLCLSGDYLEYSSKGVLSMGPTRLSICNTPLLFLPQVSIMPMEIPKPPITFRGGSGGFLGSYLGVSYSPISKKHFSTTLFLDSFFKHGIGLGYNMRFSSQENPSNELHIKSYYAHRLAIDSSGAKDRYRLHGDFTFSKEKTRLSGEFHLSDSWETVADIFPNNFSLKNTGPTEISLGWRDDNLFGKVTSSVKVNSFQNVKQELPQITLHHRPVTIGGSRIFLENRLEAGFLDFHFSDNILGSNFSSWRLSSAHKIYRSLAFPIGILTPTLSGTAIYYSRLLSQNTGHWQLSGALSLDYRLSLQREYRYTRHIVEPFCSLLKTTRPLLSPDEPHIFSIKDAFHSINLFQIGIESRVLNKHSAPIPPSYLKLWTTCIFNEPYAKETFPKTACWFSLPLTLQNTLSIDAEWIWKKSRWDHLNIIWDWILNDNIGLTLEFLHRSKYGFIKCAKDNYILDVSRPLETLLASPVSNRRNLISGKFFVRPHPCWSYNLNLRYGWHHPNTPSYLEYQMILGHKIFEHWQLFSVYEKREADKRCFFYLKLDKRKHKHCHPFG from the coding sequence GTGAAACGACTTTTCCTGCTTTGCGTTGGAGTGATCCTATCCCCCTTCCCATCTGAAGGGCTTTCTCATCAACAAGCGATCCAAAAAAAAGTGTCTTACCTGAGCCATTTTAAGGGCATCACGGGGATTATGGATGTTGAAGATGGCGTGCTACATGTTCACGATGGTCTACGCCTTCAAGCTAATAAAGCCTATGTTGAAAACCGTACAGATTGCGGAATTAAAATCGTCGCTCATGGCAATGTCATGGTGAATTATCGCGGAAAAATTCTAATCTGCGATTATTTAGAATATTACGAAGATACAGATTCCTGTTTACTAACCAATGGCCGCTGTTCGTTATACCCTTGGTTCATTGGCGGATCCACGATGACAATCTCTCCGTCTTCTATTATCATTCACAAGGGGTATATTTCGACTTCTGAAGGTCCTCAGAAACACCTTTGTCTATCTGGAGATTATTTAGAGTATTCTTCAAAAGGCGTGTTATCTATGGGCCCTACACGTCTGTCTATTTGTAATACTCCGCTATTATTTCTTCCTCAGGTTTCCATTATGCCAATGGAAATCCCTAAACCCCCTATTACTTTTCGAGGAGGAAGTGGTGGTTTTCTTGGATCCTACTTAGGTGTCAGCTATTCTCCCATCTCTAAAAAGCACTTTTCTACGACTTTATTCTTAGATAGCTTTTTTAAACACGGAATTGGCCTAGGATACAACATGCGCTTTTCCTCTCAGGAAAATCCTAGCAATGAACTTCATATCAAAAGCTATTATGCACACCGGCTAGCTATCGATTCGTCGGGAGCAAAGGATCGTTATCGATTACATGGAGATTTTACTTTTTCGAAAGAAAAAACACGTCTTTCCGGAGAATTCCATTTAAGTGATAGCTGGGAAACAGTCGCTGATATTTTCCCTAATAACTTTTCTTTAAAAAATACCGGTCCTACAGAAATCAGTCTAGGCTGGCGAGATGACAACCTGTTTGGAAAAGTTACTTCTTCCGTTAAAGTGAATTCCTTTCAAAATGTTAAACAAGAATTGCCTCAAATAACACTTCACCATCGGCCGGTAACGATTGGAGGCTCTCGTATTTTTTTAGAAAATCGCCTAGAAGCAGGCTTTTTAGATTTTCATTTCAGCGACAATATTTTAGGATCGAATTTTTCGTCGTGGAGGCTCTCTTCTGCTCATAAGATCTACCGTAGCCTGGCCTTTCCTATAGGAATATTAACTCCAACACTATCTGGAACAGCCATTTACTACAGTCGGCTGCTTTCTCAAAATACAGGTCATTGGCAGTTATCGGGGGCTTTATCTCTTGATTATCGGTTATCTCTACAAAGAGAATATCGCTATACACGCCATATTGTTGAGCCTTTTTGCTCACTTTTAAAAACGACGCGCCCCTTATTGTCCCCAGACGAGCCTCATATCTTCTCCATCAAGGATGCTTTTCACTCCATCAATCTTTTTCAAATTGGCATAGAATCTAGGGTCTTGAATAAACATTCCGCTCCAATACCCCCCTCTTATTTGAAATTGTGGACAACCTGTATCTTTAACGAGCCTTATGCAAAAGAGACTTTCCCAAAAACGGCTTGTTGGTTCTCTCTACCTTTAACACTTCAAAATACCTTATCTATAGATGCTGAGTGGATTTGGAAGAAAAGCCGCTGGGATCATCTCAACATTATTTGGGATTGGATCCTAAACGACAATATTGGCCTGACTTTAGAGTTTTTGCATAGAAGCAAGTATGGGTTCATTAAATGTGCTAAAGATAACTATATACTTGATGTGAGTCGACCTTTAGAAACTTTACTAGCTTCGCCAGTTTCTAATCGAAGGAATTTAATCTCCGGCAAATTTTTTGTTCGGCCGCATCCCTGCTGGAGTTATAACCTTAACCTCCGTTATGGCTGGCATCACCCGAACACCCCGTCTTATTTAGAATACCAGATGATTTTAGGACATAAAATCTTTGAGCACTGGCAGCTATTCTCTGTTTATGAGAAACGAGAAGCTGATAAACGGTGCTTCTTCTATCTGAAATTAGATAAACGCAAACACAAGCATTGCCATCCTTTTGGATAA
- the secG gene encoding preprotein translocase subunit SecG → MIALFYIFLFLFLLLCLVLCGLVLVQESKSMGLGSSFGVDSGDSVFGVSTPEILKKVTGWLAGVFCLGCLILSFATSYLGKGEEGLSVPQQYVEDFVEDVEE, encoded by the coding sequence GTGATTGCTCTATTTTATATTTTTTTGTTCTTGTTCCTGTTGTTATGCTTAGTTCTATGCGGACTTGTTCTTGTTCAAGAGAGTAAAAGTATGGGATTAGGATCTTCCTTTGGTGTTGATTCTGGAGATTCTGTATTTGGAGTGTCCACCCCAGAGATTTTGAAAAAAGTGACAGGCTGGTTAGCCGGTGTTTTCTGTTTGGGATGTTTAATCCTGTCGTTTGCAACAAGCTATTTAGGTAAAGGAGAGGAAGGACTTTCTGTTCCTCAACAATACGTGGAAGATTTCGTTGAAGATGTTGAGGAATAA
- the def gene encoding peptide deformylase, which translates to MIRDLEYYDSPILRKVAAPIDEITDELRQLVLDMSETMAYYKGVGLAAPQVGQSISLFIMGVEKELEDGELVFCDFPKVFINPVITQKSEQLVYGNEGCLSIPGLRGEVARPDKITVMAKNLDGQPFSMALEGFLARVVMHETDHLHGVLYIDRMSDKDKTRQFKNNLEKIRRKYSILRGL; encoded by the coding sequence ATGATTAGAGATCTTGAGTATTACGATAGCCCAATTTTACGTAAGGTGGCAGCTCCTATAGATGAAATAACAGATGAGCTGCGACAACTCGTATTGGATATGAGTGAGACGATGGCTTATTACAAAGGTGTGGGGCTAGCAGCTCCTCAGGTAGGACAAAGTATCTCTTTATTTATTATGGGCGTGGAGAAGGAGCTCGAGGATGGCGAGCTTGTTTTTTGCGATTTTCCTAAGGTGTTTATTAATCCCGTCATTACGCAAAAATCCGAGCAGCTAGTCTATGGAAATGAAGGATGTTTATCTATCCCGGGATTAAGGGGAGAGGTTGCTAGGCCGGATAAAATTACGGTAATGGCAAAAAACCTAGATGGGCAGCCGTTTTCTATGGCTCTAGAAGGTTTTTTAGCGAGGGTTGTGATGCATGAAACAGATCATCTGCATGGGGTCCTTTATATTGATAGAATGTCTGATAAGGACAAAACAAGGCAATTTAAGAACAATTTAGAAAAAATTCGTCGAAAATATAGTATTCTACGAGGTTTGTAG